TTCTCAACAACAGCGCGATCGCGGCCGCCCATCTGCGGCTGAAGCACGAGCGCGTCGCGATCCTCGACGTCGACGTTCATCATGGCAACGGCACGCAGGGCATCTTCTACGAGCGGCCCGACGTGCTCACCGTTTCGATTCACGCCGACCCGACCTTCTTCAACCCCTTTGTCTGGGGCTACGCGCACGAACGCGGCGCGGGTCCGGGGCTCGGCGCCAATCTGAACATCCCGCTGGCGAAGGGCACCGACGATGACGGCTATATCGAGGCGCTCGGTGTCGCGGAAAAGACGATTCGCGCTTTTGCGCCCGGCGCTCTGGTCGTCGCGCTCGGCCTCGATGCATCCGAGCATGACCCGCTTGCGGGGCTGGCCGTCACGACCGATGGATTCCATCGCATCGGTGGCGCCATCGCGCGGTTGGGGCTGCCCACCGTGTTCGTTCAGGAAGGCGGATATCTGTCGGAGATTCTCGGACCCAACCTGACGTCGGCGCTCGCCGGCTTCGAGCAGGTTCGCTAGGTAGCGGGCTTCCGACATCGACGTGACCTCGAGAACCCCGGTCCGCGACCGGGGTTTTTTGCTATCGGGCGGATCGATCGCCGCGGTGGTGCGGACCCGCAGTCCTGCGCCGAAGGCACGCTGCGATGGCGGCGTCGTCGCGCCACGCGAACGTCGGCAACTTCGCGCAAACTGCGGAGCCGATAGCTTAGATGGATTGTAACTCCGTCAGATTGCAGAGCCGCGCGAAGAACTCTAATCGTATCTTGATACATCAGCCGGGGACCGCTCGTCCTGGCGGCTCGCCGATGCCGCGTGGCGCGGCAGAGGCCAGGTCTTGCGTCGTCTGCATGTCGTGCCGGCGGTGAACTACACATGTCTGCGACTCGAGCCGATCGGCCGTCGCGACAAAGATTGTGGGGGCGTGGCGGCTCGGCGGAGCTTGCGATGCAGGAATGCCAGTGACTGCGCATCAATTTTTGCCATGATCGGCCGCGCTTTTTGACGGGGCGGGTCGAACGAAAGAGGCGTTTCGGAATGAATGTTGTGATGCGGCGGTTCGCTTTGGGGGCGATATTC
The DNA window shown above is from Rhodopseudomonas palustris HaA2 and carries:
- a CDS encoding histone deacetylase family protein, whose amino-acid sequence is MKAVYSELHRSHDPQFFLVRGIVQRTTEQPERADRLLAGLKAGGHSLVEPTAFGQGPRARVHSPEYLGFLAEAWDAWAALGNSGPEMIANIHPVRNEATYPTHIVGRLGWHTIDTSCPIGPGTWAAVCAATDVATSAAQLVMDGEDAAYALCRPPGHHAYRDLASGFCFLNNSAIAAAHLRLKHERVAILDVDVHHGNGTQGIFYERPDVLTVSIHADPTFFNPFVWGYAHERGAGPGLGANLNIPLAKGTDDDGYIEALGVAEKTIRAFAPGALVVALGLDASEHDPLAGLAVTTDGFHRIGGAIARLGLPTVFVQEGGYLSEILGPNLTSALAGFEQVR